Proteins from a single region of Harmonia axyridis chromosome 4, icHarAxyr1.1, whole genome shotgun sequence:
- the LOC123678783 gene encoding ichor-like: MATMKFPNISSAPSMSISGNGSQYENEVDFYTSWQNSTADEYIDSKMLLESSMTNLSTDSMLVNSLTEDDYEIETKPTLDVFGDMLTPTNNNNNLAELKPLPPFTGYTANLSINGIQGHHYHAISQRGQEENNNSYNSYNEHNVVSSSTCNNINDNPDEMFSCEDTANVNYINPDSVSGSNYVAYSPMAQGECLNTIKTEINTYDISGLNGMGLYGYIDNSTMVDTTVNTANPESEGTSRESWGFDTLMEGFEDQTGNLIGQEGLPEYILPTTPPNDYNGSMDYNMRQHQNTPNNNSQIQSILNNTLMPLLQNRLQNGPPVRQDSPSSTNYSSDLISASSPPANVGSTTDNLMLTVNGRYIPYGNVHSMEDCRMRSPDMAHNYPHTTTTTPHVTKKARSKAQKRRSPCSGVYARDSTDGSVVKQKPMHRCSICNRGFINKSNIKVHMRTHTGEKPFKCEACAKSFRQKAHLLKHQQIHKRLGRD, from the coding sequence ATGGCTACAATGAAATTCCCCAACATATCTTCCGCCCCTAGTATGTCTATAAGCGGAAATGGCTCACAATATGAAAACGAGGTGGACTTCTACACCAGCTGGCAGAATTCCACCGCAGACGAATACATCGACAGCAAAATGCTATTGGAGAGTTCTATGACCAACCTAAGTACCGATAGTATGCTGGTCAATAGCCTCACCGAAGATGATTACGAGATTGAAACAAAACCTACCCTCGACGTTTTCGGGGATATGCTTACCCCCACCAACAACAACAATAATTTGGCTGAATTGAAACCCCTTCCTCCCTTCACTGGCTATACAGCCAACCTAAGTATCAACGGTATTCAAGGCCACCATTACCACGCAATATCCCAACGTGGCCAAGAAGAAAACAACAACAGCTATAACAGTTACAATGAACATAATGTTGTTTCTAGTTCTACATGTAATAACATTAACGATAATCCTGATGAAATGTTCTCCTGTGAAGACACTGCCAATGTTAATTACATAAATCCAGATTCAGTTTCTGGTTCTAATTACGTAGCATACAGTCCAATGGCACAAGGAGAATGTTTGAATACTATCAAGACGGAGATCAATACGTATGACATATCCGGTTTGAATGGTATGGGACTGTATGGCTACATAGACAATTCTACAATGGTGGATACAACAGTGAACACTGCCAATCCTGAAAGTGAAGGAACATCCAGAGAAAGTTGGGGATTCGATACTCTTATGGAAGGATTTGAAGACCAGACTGGGAATTTGATAGGACAAGAAGGCCTTCCAGAGTATATACTGCCTACGACGCCTCCTAATGATTATAATGGTAGCATGGATTATAATATGAGACAACACCAAAACACACCAAATAACAACTCGCAAATACAAAGCATATTGAATAATACGCTCATGCCATTATTGCAGAATAGACTTCAGAACGGTCCACCAGTTAGGCAAGATTCTCCCAGCTCGACGAATTACAGTTCTGATTTGATATCTGCCTCCAGCCCCCCTGCCAATGTTGGTTCAACAACTGACAACCTCATGCTCACTGTCAATGGTAGGTACATCCCATACGGCAATGTCCACAGTATGGAAGATTGCAGAATGAGGTCACCTGACATGGCCCATAACTATCCTCATACTACAACCACAACACCGCATGTCACCAAGAAAGCAAGGAGCAAAGCCCAAAAAAGACGATCTCCCTGTTCAGGTGTGTACGCAAGAGATTCAACAGATGGGAGTGTTGTTAAACAAAAACCTATGCATAGATGTTCGATTTGTAATCGCGGGTTTATAAACAAATCGAATATTAAGGTACATATGCGAACACATACAGGTGAGAAACCTTTTAAATGTGAGGCATGTGCGAAAAGTTTTCGACAGAAGGCGCATTTGTTGAAACACCAACAGATTCATAAAAGACTTGGTCGAGATTGA